Part of the Chloracidobacterium thermophilum B genome is shown below.
GCTGAATGAATCGCCTCCTGCCGTCGCTGCTTGTCCACACTTAGTCAGTGTTTGCGGATGGTGGCGCAGGTTTGCCGGGGTAAGCCCGTAACCGGTTCTGTAACCAGTCGTGATGCTTTCAAAGCTGGCTTCCCGGCAAACCGCATAAACTGCCTTTGCGATGGAATTCAACCGTTTCTCTCACTTGTCGTTGGCCTTGATTTTTGCTGCCCGCTCCTCAAGCTGCTCCGCCTCGGTAATCCGCTGCGTCGCACGATAGAGTAGCGCCAGGTTTCTGAGGCTCGTCGCCACATCAGGATGGTTGGGTCCCAATGCCTTCTCCCGGATAACCAGTGAACGCCTGTAGAGCGGCTCGGCTTGGGCATACTGCCCTTGGGCATAGTAGAGCCGGGCCAGATTGTGCAGGCTCTGCGCAACAGCGGGATGGTCGGAACCCAGGGCCTTCTCCCGGATGGCCAGCGCCCGCCTGAAGAGCGGCTCCGCCGTGGCATACTGCTCCTGGTCTTGATAGATACCAGCCAGGTTGTGCAGGCTCGCCGCCACATCGGGATGGTCAGGGCCTAGAGCCTTCTCTCTGATAGTCAGTGAACGCCTGAAGAGGGACTCCGCTTGGGCGTACTGACCCTGTTTGGCATAGAGCATGGCCAGGTTGTTCAGGCTCGTCGCCACATTGGGATGGTCGGAGCCCAAAGACTTCTCCTTGACGGTCAGCGCACGCCTGTAGAGCGTCTCCGCTTGGGCATACTGACCTTGGTCCTGATAGATACCAGCCAGGTTGTGCAGGACTGTCGCCACCGCAGGATGGTCGGGTCCCAAGGCCTTCTCCCAGATGGCCAGAGTGCGCTTGTAGAGAGGTTCTGCTTGGGTGTACTGACCTTGGTCGGCGTAGAGCAGGGCCAGGTTGTTCAGGCTCAGCGCTACATCGGGATGGTCAGTCCCCAAGGTCTTCTCTTGTATGGCCAACGCGCGCTTGAAGAGCGGCTCCGCTTGGGCGTACTGACCCTGTTCTCGATAGAGGTCAGCCAAGTTGTTCAGGCTTGCCGCCACATTGGGATGGTCGGGTCCCAGGGCCTTTTCCCAGATGGCTAGAGCACGCCTGTAAAGCGGCTCCGCCTGGGCGTACCGACTCTGTCCTCGATAGATTTCAGCCAGGTTGCTCAGGTTCGTCGCTACGTCGGGATGGTCGGGTCCCAGGGTTTTCTCCCTGATGGCCAATGTGCGCCTGTAAAGTGGCTCGGCCTGGGCGTACTGCCCTTGGGCTTGGTAGAATCCAGCCAGGTTGTGCAGACTCGCCGCCACATCGGGATGGTCAGGTCCTAAGGCCTTCTCCAAGATAGCCAGCGCGCGCCTGTGGAGCGGCTCCGCCTGGGTGTACTGACCCTGCTTGGTGTAGAACAGAGCCAGGTTGTTCAGGCTCTCCGCCACATCGGGATGGTCGGATCCCAAGGCTTTCTCCCGAATAGCCAGCGCGCGCTTGTAGATCGGCTCTGCTTGGGCGTACTGCCCTTGGGCACGGTAGAGTCCAGCCAGGCTGCTCAGGCTCGCTGCCACATCGGGATGGTCGGGACCCAGGGCCTTCTCCAAGATAGCCAGCGCGCGCCTGTGGAGCGGCTCCGCTTGGGCGTACTGACCTTGGTCTCGATAGACGGCAGCCAGGTTGTTCAGGCTCGCCGCCACATCGGGATGGTCAGGACCCAGGGCCTGCTCCCTGATGACCAATGAGCGTTTGTAGAGCAGCTCGGCCTGGGCGTACTGCCCTTGGGCACGGTAGAGTCCAGCCAGGTTGTTCAGGCTCATCGCCACAACCGGATGGTCGGGACCCAGGGCCTTCTCCATGATGGCTAGCGCACGCCTGTAGAGTGGTTCTGCCTGGGTGTACTGACCTTGCTTGGCGTAGAGCAGAGCCAGGCAGCTCAGGCTCGTTGCCACATCGGGATGGTCGGGGCCCAGGGCTTTCTCTCTGATGGCTAGCGTGCGCCTGTAGAGTGGCTCCGCCCGGGCATGCTGACCTTGGTCTATGTAGATACCAGCCAGGTTGCTCAAGATCGTTGCCACATCGGGATGGTCGGAGCCCAGAGTCTTCTCCATAGTAGCCAGCGTGCGCTTGAAGAGTGGCTCTGCCTGGGTGTACTGGCCCTGAACATAGTAGAGCGCGGCCAGGTTGTTCAGGCTCGTTGCCACATCGGGATGGTCAGGGCCCAGAGCCTTTTCCATAATGGCTAGTGAGCGCTTGAGGAGCGGCTCCGCCTGGGCGTACTGACCTTGGGCATGGTAGAGCGCGGCCAGGTTGCTCAGGCTCGTTGCCACATCGGGATGGTCAGGGCCCAGCACCTTCTCCTGAATGGACAGCGCGCGTTTGTGGAGTGGCTCTGCTTGATCGTACCGCCCCTGGTTGGCATAAATCATGGCCAGATTGTTCAGGCTCTGCGCCACATCAGGATGGTCTGCCCCCAAGGCCTTTTCCGTGATGACCAGCGCGCGCTTGAAGAGTGGCTCCGCTTGGGCATACAGACCTTGGTCACAGTAGAGTGTGGCCAGGTTGTTCAGGCTGGTCGCCACATCAGGATGGTCGGTACCAAGTACCTTCTCCCTAATAAACAGTGCGCGCCTGTGGAGTGGCTCAGCCTGGGCGTGCTGGCCTTGGTTTTGATAGATACCAGCCAAGTTGTTCAGGCTGGTCGCCACATCAGGATGGTCGGTGCCCAAGGCCTTTTCCCGAATAGTCAGCGCGCGCTTGTAAAGTGGCTCGGCCTGGGCGTACTGACCTTGGGCATCGTAGAGCAGGGCCAGGTTGTTCAGGTTTGTCGCCACATCGGAATGGTCGGGGCCGAGGGCCTTCTCCCGGATGGTCAGCGCGCGCCTGTAGAGCGGCTCGGCCTGGGCATACTGCCCTTGGGCTTGATAGAGATCAGCCAGGTTGTTCAGGCTCTGCGCCACATCGGGATGGTTCGGGGCCCAAGGCCTTCTCCTGTATAGCCAGCGCACGCATGAGGAGCGGCTCGGCCTAGGCGTACTGGCCTTGGTTTTTGTAGAGCACGGCCAAGTTGTTCAGGTTTGTCGCCACGTCGGGATGGTCGGGGCCCAAGGCCTTCTCCTGTATAGCCAGCGCGCGCCTGAAGAGCGGCTCGGCCTGAGCGTACTGCCCTTGGGCATTATAGAGATAAGCCAGGTTGTTCAGACTTTTCGCCACATTGGGATGCTCCGGCCCGACGCTTTTCTCAGCTACCTCCAGCGCCTTTTTGGCAACCACGAGGGCCTGGTCATATTTACCGGCCCGATAAAGCTCCATTACCTCTCGGCTGAGTGTCTCCCACTCGCCACCTGCGCCTTGGGCGTAGGCCATCGCGCCGGTCAGGCACAATACGGCAGCCAGAGCCATCACCTGTATCCGTTTGATCATTATGTTCTCCTCGCCGCATCCAACCACTTCAGCACCGACTGGTTGCCTTATCACGTTTCAGGTTTTGTGACATTTAGATAGAAGCAATTTTTTTCGGGTTGTGCAGGTTTATAGTGAATGGCGAATGGCGAGTGGCGAGTAGCGAGTGGTAGGGGCGGGTTCCGAACCCGCCCCGGAACCACCCGGCATCCAGCGTTTCGCACCCTCGGGAGTAGCGAGTGGTAGTACGGGCGGGTTCCGAACCCGCCCGTACGGGCGAGTGGCGAGTAGGTGGAAGTGGGGGATGTTTTGAGGGGTGCTCTGAAGCAGGCAAGGCACTTGGCGTTAGTGTGTGAAGCCGAGCGAATCACCTCCCGCTCACTGACTGTCCGCACTCAGCCGGTGTTTGCGGATAGTCGTGTTGCCGGCGAAAATGACACCTGAATAACAATCCAGGTAGCTTTGGCGGCTACGACAGAACAAGCCCACCAACAAGGAGAACAACATGACCGAAACGATTGCCCGCACGTTTCCGGTGACGGCCGTCCAGTCCAAATTGCCTGAACTTCTGGCTGGAATGGCTGGCGGCGAGGAGTTGATCCTGACGGCTGATGGTGTACCTGTCGCCGTCATCAAGCGCTTGGAGCGCACGAGTTGGCCAAGTGTTCCCGGCACAGCCAAGGACCGCCCGTTCTGGATGTCCCCCGATTTCGATGCCCCACTCGAAGACTTCGCGGAATATATGGAATGAACTTCGACTGCCTGACCGCGCTGCCATTTCACCACCGCGATCCATTTGACCGGATGTTGGTTGCTCAGTCGCTGATCGAGGGCATGCCGCTCCTCAGCGCCGACACGATTTTCGACGCTTACGGCGTAAACCGCATCTGGGATTAGTGGGGAATGAGGAATGGCGGAATAGCGAGTGGCGAGTAGCGAGTGGTGAGTGGTGAGTGGCAATGAGCTTCTCTGTGCCGCCGATGGCCAGGACCTTCTCCGGGTTCCGGCTGCCGTCGTCAAATCGTCACGGAAACTCCAGTGGCGCAAACTGATGCTCCATTCGCCACTCGCCACTCGCTACCCACCACTCGCCACTCGCCACTCACCACTCGCCACTCACAGGGTCTTTGAGAAAACGGGGCGTGGCGCGTCGGTTTCCAGATAGGCGTCGAGCGTCATGCAGATGTTGCGCACGAAGGGGCGTCCCAGCGGTGTGACAACCAGGCGTCCGGCGTCAAAGCAGATAAGGCCGTCGGCTTCCATTTCACGGAAAGCCGCGCGCTGCCGCTCGAAGTCGTCCCGAAGAACGGCCACCGGAAGCTCCATGTGGCACATCAGGTAACGAATCGCCTCCCGCCGTCGCTGGTCGTCCGCACTCAGCCGATGGCCGCGCACGACAGGCAGCTCCCCGTGGTCAAGGGCCGTCTGGTAACGTCCCAGCCGGGCATCATTCTGGGCATAGAATCCTTCCAGTTCGCTGATGCCGCTCATCCCAAAGGCAATGAGATTGGCCGCCGGACGCAGGGTGTAGCCCATGAAGTTGCGGTGGAGACGGCGCTCGTGGGACGCCACGGCCAGCTCATCGTCCTGGCGTGCAAAGTGATCCATGCCAATCCATACGTACTCGTGCGCCGTCAGCCGCTGGCGCGCATCGTCAAACATGGCAAAGCGAGTGATGACATCCGGCAGGTCTTCCACACGGATGTGCCGCTGGCGGGGACGAAGTTTCGGCATGTGGGCATAGTTGAACAGCGCCAGGCGGTCAGGGTGCAGCTCCAGAACGGACGCCACCGTATGCTCAAACGTGGCGCGGGTCTGCCGGGGTAGTCCGTACACCAGATCAAGGTTGATGCTTTCAAAGCCCACGTCCCGACAGGCGGCATAGACTGCCTTCGTGAGAGCTTCCGGCTGATGCCGGCCGATGGCCGCCTGTACCTCCGGGTGGAAATCCTGGACGCCCAGACTGATGCGCCGGAAACCCAGCGAGCGGATGTGCTTCAGTTGCGCCGGCGACGCAATACGCGGGTCAATCTCGATGGACATTTCCCCGTTCCAGTCCAGAACGAAGGCTTCTTCCAGCAGGCGTACGAGGCGCTCCATCTGCCGCGCCGTCAGCGTGTTGGGCGTACCGCCGCCCCAGTGCATCTGGACGACGCGCCGGCCGCGTCCGAGCTGTTCAACCACCAGCGCCACTTCCCGCGCCACCCGGTCGAGATAGGCATCCACAACTTCCGTTTTGCTGGTGACGGCGTTGTTGCAGCCACAGTAGTGGCACGCCATGGCACAAAACGGCAGGTGAACGTAAAGACAAAGGTTTTGGGCGTCTGGCGTTTCCGAAAGCGCCTGAAGGGCCGCACGGTAATCCATCGCTCCAACCTGTTCACTCCACACCGGGACGGTCGGATAGCTCGTGTAGCGCGGCCCGGGACGGCTATATTTTTGCAACAGTTGGTCGATCCTCATCGTCAGCCTGCTCCCTTTTGCCCAATGACACCAGCGGAGTCGGGGGTACGGTCTGCTCACGCGGCCCGCCACAGGCGGAGATGGAACCCAGGTAGTCCACGTCGGCACGCACCGCGCCCGGACCCTCGTTGAGCGCTGTGAGCTGTTCCCGGGTGAAGACCTTGGACGAATCAAAACCAAGGTCCACCTCAACCCCAAGCCCCTTGCGCTTGACGCGCCCCAGGTCATAGAAGCGTTTGGTGGCCGTCATCTTGAGAAACGCCTTGAGGCAGCCCAGCATGTATTTGCGCTTGAACGAGTCCCGGATGAAGGGATATTCCAGGAACGCTTTGCGGCTGTAGAACCTGCCGTACATCTTGAGCACCCCTTTGAGCACGTCCTCGCGTTCCATTTCATCGGGCTGCATGATGGGC
Proteins encoded:
- a CDS encoding tetratricopeptide repeat protein, translating into MAQSLNNLADLYQAQGQYAQAEPLYRRALTIREKALGPDHSDVATNLNNLALLYDAQGQYAQAEPLYKRALTIREKALGTDHPDVATSLNNLAGIYQNQGQHAQAEPLHRRALFIREKVLGTDHPDVATSLNNLATLYCDQGLYAQAEPLFKRALVITEKALGADHPDVAQSLNNLAMIYANQGRYDQAEPLHKRALSIQEKVLGPDHPDVATSLSNLAALYHAQGQYAQAEPLLKRSLAIMEKALGPDHPDVATSLNNLAALYYVQGQYTQAEPLFKRTLATMEKTLGSDHPDVATILSNLAGIYIDQGQHARAEPLYRRTLAIREKALGPDHPDVATSLSCLALLYAKQGQYTQAEPLYRRALAIMEKALGPDHPVVAMSLNNLAGLYRAQGQYAQAELLYKRSLVIREQALGPDHPDVAASLNNLAAVYRDQGQYAQAEPLHRRALAILEKALGPDHPDVAASLSSLAGLYRAQGQYAQAEPIYKRALAIREKALGSDHPDVAESLNNLALFYTKQGQYTQAEPLHRRALAILEKALGPDHPDVAASLHNLAGFYQAQGQYAQAEPLYRRTLAIREKTLGPDHPDVATNLSNLAEIYRGQSRYAQAEPLYRRALAIWEKALGPDHPNVAASLNNLADLYREQGQYAQAEPLFKRALAIQEKTLGTDHPDVALSLNNLALLYADQGQYTQAEPLYKRTLAIWEKALGPDHPAVATVLHNLAGIYQDQGQYAQAETLYRRALTVKEKSLGSDHPNVATSLNNLAMLYAKQGQYAQAESLFRRSLTIREKALGPDHPDVAASLHNLAGIYQDQEQYATAEPLFRRALAIREKALGSDHPAVAQSLHNLARLYYAQGQYAQAEPLYRRSLVIREKALGPNHPDVATSLRNLALLYRATQRITEAEQLEERAAKIKANDK
- a CDS encoding tetratricopeptide repeat protein; its protein translation is MIKRIQVMALAAVLCLTGAMAYAQGAGGEWETLSREVMELYRAGKYDQALVVAKKALEVAEKSVGPEHPNVAKSLNNLAYLYNAQGQYAQAEPLFRRALAIQEKALGPDHPDVATNLNNLAVLYKNQGQYA
- a CDS encoding type II toxin-antitoxin system Phd/YefM family antitoxin; this translates as MTETIARTFPVTAVQSKLPELLAGMAGGEELILTADGVPVAVIKRLERTSWPSVPGTAKDRPFWMSPDFDAPLEDFAEYME
- a CDS encoding type II toxin-antitoxin system VapC family toxin: MNFDCLTALPFHHRDPFDRMLVAQSLIEGMPLLSADTIFDAYGVNRIWD
- the hemN gene encoding oxygen-independent coproporphyrinogen III oxidase, giving the protein MRIDQLLQKYSRPGPRYTSYPTVPVWSEQVGAMDYRAALQALSETPDAQNLCLYVHLPFCAMACHYCGCNNAVTSKTEVVDAYLDRVAREVALVVEQLGRGRRVVQMHWGGGTPNTLTARQMERLVRLLEEAFVLDWNGEMSIEIDPRIASPAQLKHIRSLGFRRISLGVQDFHPEVQAAIGRHQPEALTKAVYAACRDVGFESINLDLVYGLPRQTRATFEHTVASVLELHPDRLALFNYAHMPKLRPRQRHIRVEDLPDVITRFAMFDDARQRLTAHEYVWIGMDHFARQDDELAVASHERRLHRNFMGYTLRPAANLIAFGMSGISELEGFYAQNDARLGRYQTALDHGELPVVRGHRLSADDQRRREAIRYLMCHMELPVAVLRDDFERQRAAFREMEADGLICFDAGRLVVTPLGRPFVRNICMTLDAYLETDAPRPVFSKTL